The nucleotide window TGACCTTTAAGGCTGCACTACataacttttaaaatgtaaacagatttttaaaaaccttgcagaatctgcaaaataatagtaattattttaccaaaattagagggatcatacaaaattcatgttattttttatttagtgctgacctgattaagatatttcacataaaagaaaaagaaggacccttaaatcatacagtcattgttggaaagggttcaaatacacaaaaatgttgaaaaaagcagaaaatattagttgaatttataaaaatgacccccttcaaaagtttgcatacacttgattcttaatactttgttgttacctgaatgatcgacagatgtgtttttttttttttttgtttagtgatagttgttcatgagtcccttgtttgtcctgaacagttaaactgcctgctgttcttctgaaaaattcttcaggtcccacaaattatttggtttttcagcatttttctgtatttgaaccctttccaacaatgactgtatgattttgagattcatcttttcacactgaggacaactgagggactcatatgcaactattacagaaggttcaaacactcactgatgctccagaaggaaataattatgcagtaagagccaggggtgtaaacttttgaacagaatgaggatgtgtacatttttcttattttgcctgaatattatatttttttcatttagtactgcccttcagaagccacagaagatactgacatgtttcccagaagacaaaataagttaaatttaccctgattttcaaatttaaaaagtgttcaaaagtttacacccctgtcttaatgcattgattttccttctgaagcatcagtgagcatttgaaccttctgtaatagttgcatatgagtccctcagttgtcctcagtgtgaaaagatggatcttaaaatcatacagtcattgctggaaagggttcaaatacacaaaaatgctgaaaacccaaagaatttaagggacctgaaggatttttctgaaggatttttttttctgggtCTAGAGTTGCAGGTAATGGTTATGACCCATTATGTGACTTTATATTTATTTAGCGAGCTTGTCTGCAGGCATTCCCTGAACTGACAAGAGAAAGAATTGAATAAACGAGAGCGCTAAGCAGTGCAGTTTCACTCTTGAGTGACAGGAGAGAGATAGGCTTTTTGTAGGCTTTGGCTATCAAGTGGAATAATGAAATCAAATTGAtgacactagagtgtcaagatgAATACAAACAGAGAGCATCTGAAATATGCAGTGATTTATGCTACAGGTACAACCTAGGTCATAAAGTCATAAGCATGTTTTCTATACCCTCTCTCTAGGACACTATGATGCATTGGAGCCTCAGACAGCGTTTGAGTTCATAAAGGATCCGTCAGTGGGGCAGATTGCTCTGGCTTTCCTGCAGGCCTCATTTGCCTACAGTGGATGGAACTTCCTGAACTACGTTACCGAAGAAGTGGTTGAGCCTCGCAAGTGAGTCTTTAATATAGTCACAAACATGGCCACAGACAGTTGCCTGAGGCCTGAATGTGCCTGTTATAGTATGTTACTGGAGAGTTATTATTCTTTGTTCTCTGTCAAATGCAGTCAGAACAACAGCCGTACAAACAGGAACACATGCATGGAACTTGTTTAACACACAAACCACAATGACCACAAGCATAAATAACCCTGTGTAAAAGAAGCTTTCAATTACAGACCTTCAGTCACCAAGTGACAATAAATACAGCAACAGTATAAATAAAAGCAGCCACGGTGAAACAAAAACGTATTGTAATCTGCATAATATATTCATGTCGCGTAGCATCAAGTACCGTATTGTTCACAGATTCCAAACCATCCTCAAAAGTGCTCAAGTTGTCGGAAATGCACAAAATAGGTCACAGAAAGGATTACTTCGCGGCTATTTGAGATGCTTTCTGTGTTTCAAGCACGTTTGGATGGCAGAAACGGCGCTTCTGTTGCCAGAGGCTACTCACATATTCTCAAGCATAATCTGGGCAACGAATTAAAAGACTGTCAACAAGAAGATGCGAAAACTCTGAGCAAAGATGTGGGTAATTAATTTAGACACCAACCAATCTAAGAGGTATGTGTACAAAATCATTacttacactgccgttcaaacgtttgggattggtaggatttttttgaagaatgtcTTTTTAAGGCTGTGTATATTTGATcgaaaccacagaaaaaaaactgtaatattattacaagttaaaatagtgtttttctattttaatatactttaaaatagaatttattcctgtgatgcaaagctgaattttcatcagaaggatcatgtgacactgaagactagagtaatggctgattaaaaaaaatgattttcatcacagaaataaattatattttaaggtatcttcaaataaaatatatgcaACTTTGAGTAGCATAAGAGATTTCTTGAAAAAAGAAccgtaaaaatcttactgatcccaaacttttgagcagcagtgtatatttaACAGTTATTTAGTTATTAAGTTAGTTATTAGTGTATGTATATGTAAAGCCTATGtgaattaatcttttattttttcatactTGATTTTCACTGATTTGTAACTTCAATTTACTTCTGAAAATCTATTTTTATACATAAACTAATACAGTGTTGTTGTTagtaactaaaactattaaagcTATTAAAATTGTttctgttaattaaaataaaatcttaaaaaacttaaaaacaatagaaattaaagctgcgagcagcgatgaacgggccctcgcacccgggctcaccgccgaccggtggcttcaggaaaacagcaaacggtgggcagtatgcttttaatacagtaaatgtaggagaaatatgtcaaagtcacttaaatgtgccaaacttgctgctgccagctggtggcgctatgcctataactgattattggcatgtagatgtgttcaggccagcactatcatcaaacatatgaagtttggtgcagattgaccttggtatgtttgagttagtgaaatatatgagatatcctgctgccaacaggtggcgctatgataatatctgaatattggtctttaggtgtcttcaggccaggactcttaccaaacctgtgaattttgtggcagatcagacattttcaggctaagttataaccacttctatgtctatgcagaaacatcaaactttgtcaggccaccacggacatgccctttaatgaaaactcaagatcttcacaatttaacatctctaaggcttcaagatcagactgaccaaatataatgttgatttaactaaatgcaatcaatgcaaggacttcagataaatgccaactgtgaaccagtatgctacaaatgatgataagaacatgattcatgatgatagcaaaatgttattattgcttcctttacatccaccacttctgcttaaatgtcattgttacctatctgtacaatttttgtgtggatattgctttgctggtgactcctgttataagacatcactcttaagtgctacataactaagaatcaataaggaagacggtgcccagttggcacatgcattcacagtaatcctctgctagtttggattttaagtttacagaattgaaagggttacactttaaaatcaacacacagacacatacacacaaaatataaaatgttgccatccagtttcatttgttaaaattaactatattagttaacatgaccaatacataaatagcatttattaatgttaattaatattaagctaaaaaaagtattcatataaagtttatgtactgagaattaacatgaacatgaacacagttcatgtgggtgtacagcaatacacaataaagtgctctataaactcttcattctttcaaaatatctttaaaaatcaagttgagtattttaacggggtgatatatatatatttataactgatcttaaaattatggttttcagatgttttgaagagataacagtaacgtttgttttgttgtcaaagtttgtcataattttttattattattattttatattcaataaataacactatgtaaatattgtctatcaatgaagataaattgatcatgctaaaaagttgtatttttttaaatcttttgctatgtgactgaataggacaagttcatggtacagttaagtaaaaaataaataaaaaacaacaactgcaaaatacgaacaatgaaagactaagtgaccttttatattttctcaaaatatcagactctcaaagatcagacatatttatgtaattaaaatacatatgtgcattttttgttcaaagatggtctgtaggatggctctctactctgtcaccctctctgcctctcacccctcccccctgcaataatgagcttctctgtgcctgactgaacgcacacacatactgtagagacattcaccagagtgacagcaggtttctgagttatttttttaattttctttaattcattgaagcttgtataaaattaatatttccagcacttgctcagaatgattagatctctgtgtgaaaaaagttttaaagagtttggatgctgcactttaaagatataaaaaattagggttatgttttttactatatctttaaaaaatcaccacgtcaacaccgttcgagatatccaaaatccgctcgcaatttaacatcttcagaatcttctcttcatgttaaaaaagtttggtgtgaacagctggttgttcttaggagtagtgtgaatttgtttactacctgatttttcaaaaaatccacattcaaatcaaaatagccggctttctgttggtcttagctaatgagtttgatttagaaagttgtccagattgatgagaacaatatatgtacagagtttggtgactgtaggaaaaactaaccccccaacttttgtcaaaagatggcgctatagagtgcctgctccacgcccatttatgaccttttgccagtgtctaactatcattaatattgatgtgtgtgttgagtttcatgaaattctaagcatgttatctgccttgaaaagacaggaatgtaattttaaagtttgacatgttgccatggcaacagcattcgatttatcatcgacccctttacatattcttatcggtcgtgttttgacatgattttgatgaagtttaaagaaaatcgattaaaattaagaggctgatttcaaagcattttgaaaatgacacgtttcctgctcccagttggtggcgctataactttgactcataatagtcacatttttggaatcggcatcatacaaggaacaaactggtgaagtttcatcagaatcaggcaatgtgtgcaacagttattagacacttcctgtttctcatttctcgccataactttgtcgccttgccacggccaaaccgttcgagatatcaaaaatctcctcgcaatttagcgtccccaatgtcttgagatcatgctgaccgagtttggtgacaatcccatggaattcctgggaggagtacgttaaattccagagcatgcgctttttaaacagccctaaatatctcacttcctgttgcgtggagcccatgacatagagtacaaaagttgttcagctcgatgagttctatatgtgtaccgagtttcatatcaatacgcgcaagtatgtgtgcgcagtacatcaagttttcaaactgtgttccagggggcgctgtagaggccctgaaccatgcccgggtcccagcctctgtggcgtccggacgacggcagattccaacgtgtgtgcaaattttcaagagtttttgagtatgttaaggcccccaaaagtgcccaaacggttgaaaaaaaaaaaaaaaaaaaataagaacccttagaagaacaatagggccttcgcccttttgggctcgggccctaattagaattttctcagaaactaaaactggaaaaaaataaagctaaataaaatataacaaatagaCAAGCACAAAAAGGCACAAAACAATtactgaaattataaaaataaaaatggtaaatataaaaaataataatatataataaaataaaaaatataaaagtaaaataatactGTTACATCTCCTGAACTAAAAGTATGCATTATAAGTGTGTACATCACAAAGTCTACTTAAAATACAATACCTTGGGCAACTCATACAGCATTTATTTTATGGTTTATTGTTATGGTTTCTACTCTAGGAACCTTCCACGTGCAATCTACATCTCCATCCCCCTTGTGACACTTGTCTATACTCTCACCAACATTGCGTACTTCTCCTCCATGTCCCCTCAAGAGCTGCTGGAGTCCAACGCTGTCGCTGTGGTGAGTTTCTCTGACCTCTTCTGGCTTATTCTGCTAAAAGAACATGCATTGATAAATCAAcatctgtttgtgtgtgttgtgttgCAGACGTTTGGAGAGAAGCTGCTAGGAATGTTTTCCTGGGTGATGCCCATCTCTGTAGCTCTTTCCACCTTTGGAGGGATCAACGGATACTTGTTTACATCTTCTAGGTAAAGACAGATTTAAGTACTATTAAACTGGACTAATACAGCAAAACTCAAATTCAACTTGCATCATTGTCCATTCTCCACAGGTTGTGTTTCTCAGGCGCCAGAGAGGGTCACCTGCCCTACCTGCTTGCTATGATCCACCTCAAGAGCTGCACACCAATTCCTGCCCTACTCgtttgtgtgagagagaaagagctATTCGCACACACAGCACATGCAACACAATACTACTTTCAGTCCGGACGATTTACTAGATCCGATTCAGGTCTAAACAGGGTCCTAGAATGTTTTGTGAACAGATCACTCAAACCACATTCAGGGGTAATGGAAAACTCACTAGATAATCTGTCCTGTTGTGTTCAGGACAACAGTAAAGGACCGCCTACTCACCTTTCAACCAACCACAGCACTAAAACAGGGTTTAAACATGTCTGGTTATGTGACCTTTTACAAGAAAATAACAGTCTAATTGAAATGTTTGGAAAATCCTGTTTATATTTACAGATTTGTATGACATCAACATTCAATGACACAGTTCAAGCATATTTAAAGTTGAGATAATATAGCACTAAAATGTGTCATAAAACATATTGTTTATGGTGAGAGTATGATTTAAAAGTACTTTTGGATTTTTAGACAAGTTGTTTTTTAACCAGGACTTATaataaacatcataataataataaacaagatTTAAACAGAGATTTAGAAATTTTCCCTCAATTAGAATCTTGAATATTTTAGAATCACAAAATTAATTATGAATAATAAAATCATCATTAGCTATATTTCCGTCCATTTAAAATTTGAATATTCCATTTGCGATTGAAGCTCTGTTTCCATTCTATTTGTTCAAAAGAACAAATTCGTCACTTTCTGGGAAagttagttgttaagtttaggtattgagTAGGATTAGgaatgtagaatatggtcatgcagattatgtgctttataagtactaatacaCAGCCAAGATGTtaataatatgcatgctaatacgcaactagttaatagtgaaaatgggtccctatactaaagtgttaccataaaagACGCTGCAACCGGAGAAACCTGTGGCTTCATTTAGCAACATAATAAATGACTTGTGGGTGATGAAATGCAATAAACGCTGTCATTTTATCTTGCGCCCACAAGCCTGATGTTTTTGTGAGACAGTTATTAGAGGTGATTATACCAAATCATTTTAATGATGGACTTTGGCTCAGgcatttaaaaatgattaaaataacatATGATATGGTGTGCGATGAGACTAGTGCACTGGTTGTTCAGTTATCCAGTCACAGTTTTTTGTTGCACACTTTCCACTTTATTGGATAAAAAAGTTATCTGGCTAAACTGAGTGCAGACATGGTTTTTAATACAGatttgaaagggatagttcacccaaaaatgaaaattcagtcattaattactcatacctgtgggaacttttcgcAAGACGctaaatatgtaccaataagtacatatcgctgcagtttccaacagaaatgaacactagaggcagtaaaacagtgaaCACTTGTTATcgtttcatacacagttatgattacagctccatatgttttgcttttcaGATGTACCAAGCTTGCTCGGTAACTTaaccggcacggaattggacttaggatgtggaatccttgggtacgaatcccgtgaaaacatgactcacgatgaaagagctgaaagatgagagatcgaaaaacaagctaaaacagcatgcttgcaattgcgtttttacgtcacgttcgcttttgttcatactatcaggaaGGTTTAGGGGTAGTGCAGATGGTAAGGTATTTTAAATGttacggagcattagagttatagcaccactcaatggacatttcaagtcagaactgcggtgacacatacaaaatcacgtcacgttcatctgttctggggttaaaaccaaacactcttttagcgccactcagtggacatttcacatcgaatatgtgatgaaacgtacatggcggtatgTATTTCGCGTCTTCGTCATGAGTTCAGGttggatattttttatgaaatccgagagctttctgactctgcacagacagcaatgcaactaccatgttcaaggcccagaaacatagtaagaacatcattaaaatagtccatgtgacaaccgTTCAAGTCGTTATCATAAAGCCATAACAACGACTTCATAAAGCAATTTCTTTTCTTCCGTGTCAGTATTCAACGCACATTCTCGAGAGTACCGCGACGCAAAGTTGTTCttttttcgtagcttcataaaattaaggttgaaccactgatgtcacatggactattttatggaTGTCCTACTACATTTTTTCAGCCTTGAAAgttttagttgtgttgctgtctatgcagggccagaaagctctcagatctcatcaaaaatatcttaatttgtgttctgaaaatgaatgaagtccttacgtgtttggaacaacatgaaggagagtaattaatgacagcattttcatttttgggtgaactatccctttaagatttttTCGCATTATGGTGTCTTCATTCCTTgccattttcagttttttaagcACTTTTCTTGTTGCAAAATTTGCATATAAATACCTGGATGGGttgaaaatgtcagaattacagCAGAAATACCAGAGAAAATATCTCTGGCCAATATGGGGCCTTCGAATATTGTCTTGGACAATGGGAGCTTTTGAGTCAAGTAGGTTGAGAACTGCAGCATATTGTAAACATGGTCTAACAACATGTTCTTCTCTCTTGTTTTCCACAGTGTACCGCAACCATAGTAATCCTGTGTATCGGGGACACGCATAACCTAATAAACTACGTGTCATTTATAAACTACCTCTCATATGGAGTTACTATAGCTGGGCTGCTGTACTACAGATGGAAGAAACCCAAACTGTTCAGACCCATCAAGGTACTTGAGTCGCCACCTACAGACCTCAAAGGAAGACTGATTTGAATTGACCGGTTTTTAGCTGTATTTACCTCCCTCTTCTTCTCTTACTTTGCACAGGTAAACTTGATAGTCCCTTGCAGCTATTTGGTGTTCTGGGCAGTGTTACTAGGCTTCAGTCTGTACTCAGAGCCAGTGGTGTGTGGTATGGGGCTGGTGATCATGCTCACTGGAGTCCCCATCTACTTCATTGGAGTGCAGTGGA belongs to Garra rufa chromosome 3, GarRuf1.0, whole genome shotgun sequence and includes:
- the slc7a10a gene encoding asc-type amino acid transporter 1, whose amino-acid sequence is MDGTETNRRNCAKTEQQKMLDSGGNQSGTKEDRVTLKKEIGLLSACAIIIGNIIGSGIFISPKGVLDHAGSVGFSLIVWVLGGGICALGSLCYAELGVTIPKSGGDYSYVTEIFGGLVGFLLLWSAVLIMYPTTLAVIALTFSNYVLQPAFPNCLPPYIATRLLSTTCVLFLTWVNCSSVRWGTRIQDIFTVGKLLALVLIIVVGMIQIGKGHYDALEPQTAFEFIKDPSVGQIALAFLQASFAYSGWNFLNYVTEEVVEPRKNLPRAIYISIPLVTLVYTLTNIAYFSSMSPQELLESNAVAVTFGEKLLGMFSWVMPISVALSTFGGINGYLFTSSRLCFSGAREGHLPYLLAMIHLKSCTPIPALLVCCTATIVILCIGDTHNLINYVSFINYLSYGVTIAGLLYYRWKKPKLFRPIKVNLIVPCSYLVFWAVLLGFSLYSEPVVCGMGLVIMLTGVPIYFIGVQWKNKPHWVSKAVEKVTYLGQKLCYVVFPQDDPSEIEPLTEKSEL